The DNA window AGTTCGGATCGAGTCGCAGGGCCGCTTCCGGGCGATCGGAGAAGGCGAAATGAGCGCGCAGTCCGGGCAACAGGGCAAGGCACGCAAAGAGCAAGTACAGCATCGCCACCTGGGGAGCCCACCGCGCGCCACGGCGCTTGCCCGGCCGCGCCGGCGGTAGACAGGCGCCGGCGGCGATCGCCAGCGCTACCGGCAGGGCGAGGATCGCCCACCAGCTGGTTCCCAGCAGGGCCACGCCGGCTCCCGCCAGAGCGACTCCCCCACTCCGCGCCAGGGGCCGGCGGGAGCGCGCATTCCAGAACAGCAAGCCCGTCAGGAGAGCGCACAGAGAGAATCCCACGAATCCGATCTCGTAGAGCAACTGGAGAGGCGTGTTGTGGAGTTCCGCCACCACCTGGCCGGGCGGCGTGACGCCGGCCCGGGGCTCCAGGTGAAGGCCAAGGGTCCAGGGAGTGGCGCCGGGACCCCAGCCGAGAAGCGGCCGCTCCAGCCAGCCGTCGGCCCCTCCCTGCCAATAGATCTGCCGCGCCGCGAAGGACACATCGCGGCCACCGGCGAGGTCGAGAAGGCGCGGCGCCAGGGGCGCTGAGACGACCACCCCGAGCAACAGGCCGAGCGCCAGGCCAGGCACCAGAGCCGTCTTGCCGAGGCGGCGCCGGGCCCAAACCGCGCCCAGCGCCGCCGCCTCCAGCGCCAGGCCGATCATCCCTACCAGCGATCCGCCGGCCACCAGCGCCGCCACCGCCAGCACCGGCCCGGAGCGGGTGGTCCAGCGCAGCGCCGACGAAGGCGACCTCGCGCAGTCGCGGGCCGCCCGCCAGGCAATGGGCAGCAGCGCCAGCAGCCACACGGCCATCAGGCCATGGTGCCCGATCGGCCGGGCGGCGCGAGCATCGCCCAGCAAGAAACGCCCGACCACTGCCCATAGGGAAATTCCGGCCACCACCCAAGCCAGACCGATGAGGCCGACCCGGCGGGCACGCGGTGAGTCCCAACAGCGCGCCACCGCCGACGGCAGGAGCAGGAAAGCCGGCAGCAGGATCAGCGCCACCCGGCCGGCCCGCGGTACCGGCGACAGCCACAGGCTGGCCGGTACCACCGTAGCGCACAGCCACGGCAGCCAGCGCCAGCGCCGGCCGAGGCGGAGCGGATCGCGCCAGTCGCCGAAGAGAGCGCCCAAGGAAAGCACCGCACCGTAGGCCACCGTCGCCCCGACCGCCGAAGCGCCGCCCACCACCGTGCCGCACCAGCCGGCGAAAAGCCCGGCCAGGGCGGCGGGGATCAGAGCGCGTAGCGGGGAATGGAAAAGCATCGGGAATCGGTTGCTTTCGGGGCGCGGAGGAGCCTTTGCGGCCACCCTACGATATCCTTCCGCCTCACCGAACGAACCCAAGTCCAGCAGGAGATTTTCATGACCGTATCCACCTCATCCTCCGTCT is part of the Acidobacteriota bacterium genome and encodes:
- a CDS encoding O-antigen ligase family protein; protein product: MLFHSPLRALIPAALAGLFAGWCGTVVGGASAVGATVAYGAVLSLGALFGDWRDPLRLGRRWRWLPWLCATVVPASLWLSPVPRAGRVALILLPAFLLLPSAVARCWDSPRARRVGLIGLAWVVAGISLWAVVGRFLLGDARAARPIGHHGLMAVWLLALLPIAWRAARDCARSPSSALRWTTRSGPVLAVAALVAGGSLVGMIGLALEAAALGAVWARRRLGKTALVPGLALGLLLGVVVSAPLAPRLLDLAGGRDVSFAARQIYWQGGADGWLERPLLGWGPGATPWTLGLHLEPRAGVTPPGQVVAELHNTPLQLLYEIGFVGFSLCALLTGLLFWNARSRRPLARSGGVALAGAGVALLGTSWWAILALPVALAIAAGACLPPARPGKRRGARWAPQVAMLYLLFACLALLPGLRAHFAFSDRPEAALRLDPNFPLYLAAAAWEASGSPARAEERSLDANRAAHGAPGVAVFWLSAGVYAEEVDRQWAEWALLAACRLDPLGAMAPFHAARIAPHSPWAGRRGARALLAEPRLAAAEFWRERPGLFATARDAAIAWSGIDAGWREALRASSPAPYEEGGDIGHLAVRVDGSEEVSLSLRAFRRPAQPRWILPVPVGRRGAIGMGLPPATTLPGNDLRRAGPECSEDVTGGSEDSATAVEKAVEKSTPESGFPRGNGG